The following are encoded together in the Methanobrevibacter sp. genome:
- a CDS encoding translation initiation factor IF-2 subunit alpha, with amino-acid sequence MVRKSQEWPDEGELIVGTVYKVLNYGAFAKLEEYQGKEAFIHISEVSSGWVKNIRDHVRENQKIVCRVLRVNPKKGHVDASLKRIREDQRTKKIQHWKIEQKAEKFLELAAKSLDKDLDVAYDEVGYELMDIFGDVYGAFETAADEGAESLTEEGIPQDWAEAITEVAKKNITPPEVHISGYVDIETFVPNGVEVIIDALKAAEDNGDDEEEIKVQCVGAPRYRITVKSTDYILAEKALKAAADRCIAVVEESDGNGSFLRELDN; translated from the coding sequence ATGGTGAGAAAAAGTCAAGAATGGCCTGATGAAGGAGAACTTATTGTAGGTACAGTTTATAAAGTTCTTAATTATGGGGCTTTTGCTAAATTAGAAGAATATCAGGGCAAAGAAGCTTTTATTCATATTTCTGAAGTATCTTCTGGTTGGGTTAAAAATATCAGAGATCATGTAAGGGAAAACCAGAAAATCGTTTGTCGTGTTCTCAGAGTAAATCCTAAAAAGGGGCATGTTGATGCTTCCTTGAAAAGAATCCGTGAAGATCAAAGAACTAAAAAAATCCAACATTGGAAAATTGAGCAAAAAGCTGAAAAATTCTTAGAATTAGCTGCTAAATCATTAGATAAAGATTTGGACGTTGCTTATGATGAAGTAGGTTATGAACTCATGGACATCTTTGGGGATGTTTACGGTGCTTTTGAAACAGCTGCTGATGAAGGTGCTGAATCACTTACTGAAGAAGGAATTCCACAGGATTGGGCTGAAGCTATTACCGAAGTGGCTAAGAAAAATATCACTCCCCCTGAAGTTCACATCAGTGGTTATGTAGATATTGAAACTTTTGTACCTAATGGTGTGGAAGTTATTATCGATGCTTTGAAAGCTGCTGAAGATAATGGTGATGACGAGGAAGAAATTAAGGTTCAATGCGTCGGTGCACCGAGGTATAGAATTACCGTAAAATCTACTGATTATATCTTGGCGGAAAAAGCTCTTAAAGCT
- a CDS encoding 30S ribosomal protein S27e has translation MVSKGRGNFLKVKCLDCDNEQIIFDRAASDVKCIICGKTLVKSRGAKAKITAHIEKVLN, from the coding sequence ATGGTTAGTAAAGGTAGAGGAAACTTTTTAAAAGTTAAATGTTTAGATTGTGACAATGAACAAATAATATTCGATCGTGCAGCATCTGATGTAAAATGTATTATTTGTGGTAAAACCCTTGTCAAATCTCGCGGTGCTAAAGCTAAAATCACTGCACACATTGAAAAAGTTTTAAACTAG
- a CDS encoding 50S ribosomal protein L44e — MKIPKEKRTYCPHCKKHTVHEVHTAKKRKASELTWGQRQFRRVTAGYRGYPRPLPAGNKPVKKLDLRLKCKECGKSHIKQSFRTGKPEFVAK; from the coding sequence ATGAAAATACCAAAAGAAAAAAGAACATACTGTCCTCATTGTAAAAAACATACAGTACATGAGGTTCACACTGCTAAAAAAAGGAAAGCTAGTGAGTTAACTTGGGGACAAAGACAATTCAGACGTGTAACTGCTGGTTACAGAGGTTATCCAAGACCTTTACCTGCTGGAAACAAGCCAGTTAAAAAATTAGACTTAAGACTTAAATGTAAAGAATGTGGCAAATCTCACATCAAACAATCTTTCAGAACAGGAAAACCTGAATTTGTAGCTAAATAG